One window from the genome of Musa acuminata AAA Group cultivar baxijiao chromosome BXJ1-4, Cavendish_Baxijiao_AAA, whole genome shotgun sequence encodes:
- the LOC103981637 gene encoding transcription factor WRKY45-1 — protein MEEKKTAPRHESAVPSACNRRMAIQDINRAQELLSQLHAVLLQLHPSNGGDMLEEIRKFTSSALSRLQSCVCGSSDASEDSQRDIYVNDTRKSLKRSWSKPETWSIATTSPFDDGHQWRKYGHKTIKNAKYPKNYYRCVFRDKQGCLAKKTVQQEDSYGDPPRFSVEYRAPHTCKTINVAFPSVMESAPKKPSVHASGSRCTLKLQENHLSPLAHAAIEAQDEGLWISDQAQDCELLGSDMVATEPWDLDMFLEDDDGWYNIKDP, from the exons ATGGAGGAGAAGAAGACTGCACCACGTCATGAATCTGCAGTGCCTTCGGCTTGTAATCGTCGCATGGCGATCCAAGACATCAATAGGGCGCAAGAGTTGCTGAGCCAACTACATGCTGTTCTTCTACAGTTGCATCCTTCCAATGGAGGGGATATGCTTGAGGAGATACGAAAGTTCACCTCCTCGGCGCTCTCAAGGCTTCAGTCCTGTGTCTGTGGATCGTCCGATGCCTCTGAGGACTCCCAAAGAGACATATATGTCAACGATACGAGGAAGAGTTTGAAGAGAAGCTG GAGCAAGCCAGAAACGTGGTCGATAGCTACAACTTCCCCCTTTGACGACGGCCATCAGTGGAGGAAGTACGGGCACAAAACTATCAAGAACGCCAAGTATCCAAA GAACTACTACAGGTGCGTTTTCAGGGACAAGCAAGGATGTTTAGCAAAGAAGACGGTACAACAAGAGGATAGCTATGGCGATCCTCCCAGGTTCAGCGTCGAGTACAGAGCGCCACATACCTGCAAAACCATCAATGTCGCCTTCCCTTCTGTAATGGAATCTGCTCCAAAGAAACCCTCTGTTCATGCCAGTGGTTCCAGATGCACCTTGAAGCTTCAGGAGAATCACCTTTCTCCCTTAGCCCACGCTGCAATCGAGGCTCAGGATGAAGGCTTGTGGATCAGCGATCAAGCACAAGACTGTGAGCTGCTCGGGTCGGATATGGTGGCCACAGAACCCTGGGACTTGGACATGTTCCTGGAAGATGATGATGGGTGGTACAATATTAAGGATCCTTAA
- the LOC135644762 gene encoding pentatricopeptide repeat-containing protein At2g02980, chloroplastic-like yields MLLKRFSLGSPTRLPVALFQPPRTSPTSDSTAVGFHEREQSHISFLESCSTLRDLSQVHARIVRTGFEQHVFVVGRLISFCSGSEQRGCMDYASAVFRQLNWPDGFLWNTMIRGFGRANRPAEAFRFYRRMREEGKNADNFTFSFLLNICGQLSAVELGKQVHCCVLKVGVDSHVFVCNSLIHTYALFDDMVAARQVFEESSERDLVSWNSLIAGYVHCGLHLEALKMFLRMLRTSFLGPDKATLVVILSACSRLGALDFGRWVHSIVGSSTHGCRLRVTNSLIDMYAKCGAIDRAVEVFDDMTERDTVSWNSLILGLAMHGRAAEAISLFERMRRCELEEPNDITFLGVLCACSHGGLVEEGRRYFDKMTRDYNISPSIRHYGCLVDVLGRSGQVREAFHVIRNMPMECNAVVWRTLLGACRVHGDLELGQRVQEHVEELEPYHSSDYLLLSHMYAKAGHWNDVFQVREAMRERRVQKPEPGNSSVNVLPNEIYLGQQVISHSLVKESESKTRTEVKTTDSSPCSDRFIALLGFYPS; encoded by the coding sequence ATGCTGCTCAAGCGGTTCTCCTTGGGTTCTCCGACGCGACTGCCGGTCGCTCTCTTCCAGCCTCCTCGTACCTCGCCGACCTCCGACTCCACCGCGGTTGGTTTCCACGAGAGGGAGCAGAGCCACATCTCCTTCCTGGAGTCATGCTCCACCCTGCGGGACCTGAGTCAGGTCCATGCCCGGATCGTCCGGACCGGCTTCGAGCAGCATGTCTTCGTCGTGGGCAGGCTCATCTCCTTCTGCTCCGGCTCGGAGCAGAGGGGATGCATGGACTACGCGTCCGCCGTCTTCCGGCAGCTCAACTGGCCGGATGGTTTCCTCTGGAACACCATGATCAGAGGGTTCGGGAGGGCCAACAGACCCGCGGAGGCGTTCCGTTTCTACCGAAGAATGAGAGAGGAGGGGAAGAACGCCGATAACTTCACGTTCTCTTTCCTACTCAATATCTGCGGCCAGTTGTCGGCGGTCGAGTTGGGCAAGCAGGTCCACTGCTGCGTGCTCAAGGTCGGCGTGGATTCTCATGTCTTCGTCTGCAACAGTCTCATCCACACGTACGCTCTCTTCGACGACATGGTCGCCGCGCGGCAGGTGTTCGAAGAATCGTCCGAGAGAGATCTGGTGTCATGGAACAGTCTCATCGCCGGGTACGTGCACTGCGGCCTGCACCTCGAGGCGCTGAAGATGTTCCTGAGAATGCTGAGGACCAGCTTCCTCGGGCCGGACAAGGCCACGTTGGTGGTAATCCTGTCCGCATGTTCGAGGCTGGGAGCGTTGGACTTCGGCAGATGGGTGCATTCCATCGTCGGCAGTTCCACCCATGGTTGCCGTCTCAGAGTCACCAACTCTCTAATCGATATGTATGCAAAGTGCGGAGCGATCGACAGAGCCGTCGAGGTATTCGACGATATGACGGAGAGAGACACGGTCTCGTGGAACTCCTTGATTCTGGGACTAGCCATGCACGGGCGGGCGGCCGAAGCGATATCACTCTTCGAAAGGATGCGTCGGTGCGAACTCGAAGAGCCAAACGACATTACATTCCTGGGAGTCCTCTGCGCCTGCAGCCATGGAGGTTTAGTAGAAGAAGGTCGGAGGTACTTCGACAAAATGACGAGGGACTACAACATCTCTCCCAGCATAAGGCACTACGGATGCCTGGTGGACGTTCTTGGGCGATCAGGACAGGTGAGGGAAGCTTTCCATGTGATCAGGAACATGCCGATGGAATGCAATGCTGTGGTTTGGAGGACGCTGCTGGGCGCATGCCGAGTCCACGGGGACCTCGAATTGGGTCAGCGTGTGCAGGAGCACGTCGAGGAGCTGGAACCCTATCATAGCAGCGATTACCTGCTCCTGTCTCACATGTACGCCAAGGCCGGCCATTGGAATGATGTCTTTCAGGTCAGAGAAGCCATGAGAGAGAGACGAGTTCAGAAGCCAGAACCCGGCAACAGTTCCGTCAACGTTCTTCCTAATGAAATATATCTCGGTCAACAAGTTATATCTCATTCGTTAGTCAAAGAAAGCGAGTCAAAGACGAGAACGGAAGTGAAGACCACCGATTCTTCTCCGTGTTCTGATCGGTTCATCGCTCTTCTTGGTTTCTACCCTTCCTGA
- the LOC135644756 gene encoding protein LYK5-like, whose protein sequence is MAMTTRSDPQLAFFLALVLLCLVSCNAQQQYENNRQLDCTTNDSSTLGYTCNGVRSCFSYLTFRSQIAYQSPVLIAYLLGADAGNISRINGVATEFAIVPNDQLVLVPVPCSCSGGYYQHNVSYTLTSRDTYFIVANDTYQGLSTCQALIAQNPYGSLNLTAGLRVDVPLRCACPTAEQTSSGIKYLLTYLITWGDDVPTIADRFHADYQAVLHANNLSPSSTIYPFTTLLVPLETEPTKDEVASSPSAPPPPRPADTPPNDGSRSSSSGHKWVFVGVGIGVGLLALCCAGGLIWLLCYRQRRRSRIPVPDVPVPFKTAESSANYSELSDKRSGPPTSVSVQSVRSAIESLTVYEFRALEAATAAFGEDHRIMGSVYRGVINGDAAAIKRLKGDASNEINILKQINHSNVIRLSGFCLHDGNTYLVYEFAEKGSLGDWLHHHDKNDSSSCLGWKERVQIAHDVAHGLNYLHDYASPPYVHQNLKSSNILLDGELRAKLANFGLARPMEDGERPHLTRHVVGTQGYMAPEYLEHGLVTPKLDVFAFGVVLLELLSGKEATFTEEGAKEDTLLWACVGSVISVEDARGRLMAFLDPCLGRQYPLELAHAMAELAMLCVARDPGSRPSMTEVLVSLSAIHDSTLDWDSSDLADSSSMIHGR, encoded by the coding sequence ATGGCCATGACGACGAGGTCCGATCCCCAATTAGCTTTCTTCCTCGCCCTCGTCCTCTTGTGTCTCGTCTCCTGCAACGCCCAGCAACAGTACGAGAACAACAGGCAGCTCGACTGCACCACCAACGACTCCTCCACTCTGGGCTACACCTGCAACGGCGTCCGCTCCTGCTTCTCCTACCTCACTTTCCGATCCCAGATCGCCTACCAGTCGCCGGTACTGATCGCATACCTATTAGGCGCCGACGCCGGCAACATCTCCCGCATCAACGGCGTCGCTACCGAGTTCGCCATCGTCCCTAACGACCAACTCGTCCTCGTGCCGGTCCCCTGCTCCTGCTCCGGCGGCTACTACCAGCACAACGTCTCCTACACCTTGACCTCCAGGGACACCTACTTCATAGTGGCCAACGATACCTACCAGGGCCTCTCCACCTGCCAGGCCCTCATAGCGCAGAACCCTTACGGCAGCCTCAACCTCACCGCCGGCCTCCGGGTGGATGTTCCCCTCCGCTGCGCCTGCCCCACCGCCGAACAAACCAGCAGCGGCATCAAGTACTTGCTCACATACCTCATCACCTGGGGCGATGACGTCCCCACCATCGCTGACCGCTTCCACGCCGACTACCAGGCGGTGCTGCACGCGAACAATCTCTCCCCCTCCTCCACCATCTATCCTTTCACGACTCTCTTGGTGCCCCTCGAAACCGAGCCCACCAAAGACGAAGTCGCAAGCTCACCCTCGGCGCCTCCTCCGCCCCGGCCAGCCGACACGCCGCCCAACGACGGCAGCAGGAGCAGTTCCTCTGGCCACAAATGGGTCTTCGTTGGGGTCGGAATCGGAGTTGGCCTTCTGGCTTTGTGCTGCGCCGGAGGCCTGATCTGGCTCCTGTGCTACAGGCAGCGGCGGCGGAGCCGCATCCCTGTTCCTGATGTCCCCGTTCCGTTCAAGACTGCAGAGTCTTCGGCGAATTACTCCGAGCTGTCCGACAAGAGGTCGGGGCCTCCCACTTCAGTCTCCGTCCAAAGCGTTCGCAGTGCTATCGAGTCGCTGACGGTCTACGAATTCCGAGCGCTCGAAGCCGCCACCGCGGCCTTCGGCGAAGACCACAGGATCATGGGATCCGTTTACAGAGGAGTCATCAACGGGGACGCCGCCGCCATCAAGAGACTCAAAGGCGACGCCTCGAATGAGATCAACATCCTGAAGCAGATCAACCACTCCAACGTGATCCGCCTGTCGGGCTTCTGCCTTCACGACGGCAACACCTACCTTGTCTACGAGTTCGCCGAAAAAGGCTCCCTGGGAGACTGGCTTCATCACCACGACAAGAACGATAGCTCGAGCTGCCTTggctggaaggagagggttcagaTCGCTCACGACGTTGCTCATGGGCTCAACTACCTGCACGACTACGCCAGCCCACCGTACGTCCACCAGAACTTGAAGAGCAGCAACATCCTGCTCGACGGGGAGCTCAGAGCCAAGCTCGCCAACTTCGGCCTTGCGAGACCGATGGAGGACGGGGAAAGGCCTCACCTGACGCGACACGTCGTGGGTACGCAGGGGTACATGGCGCCGGAGTATCTGGAGCACGGCCTCGTCACTCCTAAGCTGGATGTGTTCGCTTTCGGGGTGGTGCTGCTGGAGCTGCTGTCGGGGAAGGAAGCTACGTTCACGGAGGAGGGTGCGAAGGAAGACACGCTGCTGTGGGCGTGCGTGGGATCGGTGATAAGCGTAGAGGATGCGCGTGGCAGGCTGATGGCTTTCCTCGACCCGTGCCTGGGACGCCAGTATCCTCTCGAGTTGGCTCATGCCATGGCGGAACTGGCGATGCTGTGTGTGGCACGCGATCCGGGGTCGCGCCCAAGCATGACAGAGGTGCTTGTGTCCCTCTCGGCGATTCACGATTCCACCTTGGATTGGGATTCGTCGGACCTTGCGGATTCCAGTTCCATGATCCATGGAAGATAG
- the LOC135644749 gene encoding non-structural maintenance of chromosomes element 4 homolog A-like, protein MVRATKQRLPEGRGGGGGENGQGNDAGAASSNRQGTAHRRVLRSRYLAVKNMISDKREDITKVDSDKFNSIITEVESLHELVQKPREQVADAEALLDIACTLVTSVKSQTNEGVTPSDFVTTLLRNFGEQNGGSDLGSTSNNLHWSDVGHAVSHVFRSAPGYHTMIGPMNTELKQRKVVAQRKRTRPTESTHPEELADAGTEVKTDTDKNMSTMFDILRRKRSVKLENLVLDRESFAQTVENIFALSFLVKDGRAEIIVNDSRHHIVSPRNAPAATAVASGDVSYSHFVFRFDFKDWKLMIDNVDVGEELMPHRIRANTSGSEVGGVESAAPATPIRKLTRNRGLVIQEESIVEDSPETDTGVQNVKKKRLFG, encoded by the exons ATGGTGAGGGCAACGAAGCAGCGACTTCCGGAAGGTaggggcggaggaggaggggagaACGGGCAGGGCAACGATGCCGGAGCCGCGTCGTCAAATCGTCAAGGGACAGCGCATCGTCGGGTTCTTCGATCCCGGTATCTGGCCGTGAAGAACATGATCAGCG ATAAGAGGGAAGATATCACGAAAGTTGATTCCGACAAATTCAACTCAATTATCACGGAGGTTGAGAGCTTGCACGAACTTG TTCAGAAGCCCAGGGAGCAAGTAGCAGATGCAGAGGCTCTTTTAGACATTGCCTGCACCCTGGTAACATCAGTTAAATCTCAAACAAATGAAGGTGTGACCCCTTCAGATTTTGTTACCACCCTCCTGAGGAACTTCGGTGAACAAAATGGTGGATCAGACTTGGGGAGTACTTCGAACAATCTCCATTGGTCAGATGTTGGTCATGCTGTCTCCCATGTTTTCAGAAGTGCACCTGGATACCATACAAT GATCGGTCCCATGAATACTGAATTGAAGCAGCGGAAGGTTGTTGCTCAGAGAAAACGAACAAGACCAACTGAAAGCACTCATCCTGAAGAG CTTGCTGATGCTGGAACTGAAGTGAAAACTGACACAGACAAGAATATGTCAACCATGTTTGATATCTTACGAAGAAAGAGAAGTGTGAAGTTGGAAAATCTGGTTCTGGATAGAGAATCTTTTGCACAGACAGTAGAGAATATATTCGCCCTATCATTTCTGGTAAAAGATGGAAGAGCAGAAATCATAGTGAATGATAGCAGGCACCATATTGTCT CTCCAAGAAATGCTCCTGCGGCCACTGCTGTGGCTTCGGGTGATGTCTCATACAGTCATTTTGTTTTCAGATTCGACTTCAAGGACTGGAAG TTGATGATAGATAATGTAGATGTTGGAGAAGAGTTGATGCCACACAGGATACGTGCAAATACATCTGGCTCGGAGGTTGGTGGTGTTGAGTCAGCTGCGCCTGCAACACCTATCCGAAAGCTGACTAGAAATCGGGGATTGGTGATACAGGAAGAATCTATTGTTGAGGACTCTCCAGAAACTGATACTGGTGTCCAAAATGTCAAGAAAAAACGCCTCTTTGGTTAG